The sequence GTATCAGCAGCAAGATATATTTTTGTGCATAATAGTACATTGTGTGTTTCTGAGAGATTAAATAACTATCATTAATTGGATAATATTtctcttaaaattttaatttgttagTATTTTCACAACATACATAACATACAGTAATATGAATTCAGTTGACttgatataaattattaaaatgaataaGCGATTCCTATTAATTTGAATAGTATAATTTAGttctgatttttataaaattgttattatctataaatatttgtatatatacttttaacacgtatttatatcttaaattttttagaaatcttgtttttgtgtgttttttacGATTTAGCTTCTGCGTTCTCGATTCCGACTCAAGGCAAAAATCTGATACGGCGTGCTATGTGTATAATAGCAGCGTATGAATACTTGTTACACAATTCTCTTTTACGCAATTGGTATTTGGTCAAAACTTGGTTCATGCATGGGGTTCttgaatttgataaaaatttagaaCACCTTTAACGGtagcttaaaaaaaatatttaaaaataagcgGATCTCACCTTATAATCAAGAACTGCCTCTTCTGCAAGAGGCGActttagttttgtttgtgtATTATTCGTGGACTCCATTGACACGTGGTGGTCTGCGATTGGtccgtttttatttttttagaagaaaaaaaatcggacccaaaaaaaaaaaaaactaagaacccaCGCCCTCTCCCCTAgcgttaatcatgctcttagttCATGCATGGGCTAAAACGAAAATTTGGCCTTACGCGCGTTGGTAAGTTAATCAGAATAAGACCAAATATGCCCACAAAGAAATGCATGCATATGTGAACAGAAACAAACTAACGGTATATCAGAGGTATACCACTAAGCGTATTATTTGTAGGTTTTATAATAATCAAATATTTGAAGTATATAAAGAGATTGATCTGTAGacattttttttgcaaaaacaTGAATGAGAAAAACATCGAGGACAACAAGCAAAGAGTGTCAGTTAATATTAAGGTGCAGATCAAACTAATCTCTGTTTGTGGTCCAGTTAAGAGATCAATGGAACCAACAAGAACCTGTGAACTTTGTGCAATGCTCATTAATTATTTGATAACTGCGAGGTATCTTAGACCTCTACAGTGCTTATTATTTGATAGGTGCCGAGGCATCTTAGACGTTTGCAATGCAATGCTTATTATTTCATACAATTCAAGAGAAGCTTAGTTACTTCCTCCAAACACACGCTTAAGTCTCCTAATCTCTTCACGGCTAAGGAAAGTCGTGGCTTCAACGAGTTCTGAAGGCAAATCACTTGCAAACAGAGCACTGGGTACAAGCTGTACGCCGGGGTTGGAGCTTCCGAGCGCAGCAAAGGCCAAGGCAGGGCCTGTCCCATTGTTAAGCGCAAAGTGAAGAAGTCCTTGAGGAAACACAATAACCTCGCCTTTCTGGAGAGTTTTCAAGTAAACTTTGTTATCAGAGGAAATAAATCCTCCGCGGATGGTTCCTTCTATAACTATAAGAACCTCAGACGCACCACGATGAATGTGAAGAGGGACTACACCACCAGCGGCTAAGTCAAGACGAACCACAGAGATTCCGAGGCCATTGACGCCTGAGAAAGCAGGGGCAAAGGCTGTAGTCACTGCGGCTTTAATCATGTTAGAAGTGTTTCCCGCTTTGGCAAGACCGGAGAATGCGAAGTCGTTCGCGGTGACCTGGTCAGGGTTCTTGCAAGAAAATCCTGATGGGCCTTGAGGACCGCTCGGATCAGCTACACAAAAGTCTTGAACTGAAGCAAAAGAGATGGACGAAACTAGGGAGAGGATGAAGAAAATGTTGattatcatcatcttcatgttCTTAAACAAATGTCTTGAAGTTATGAGGGAGAATGATAAGCCGTTGAGTTTATATAGGAAATCTATTTGAAGCTAGCGAGATGGAATTTTCTTGGTTAGCCATGCATGTCAACTTTGGGTGTACGGGAAAAGGCCACATGGGGTTGGTAAACTTTGAATGTACAAGAAAAGCCCACATAAGTTATAtgataaaaattgttttaaatttttgctTATATTGtggatttattttcttttgactttttttttgttaataggTATATTGATtcttataacatattataataGATAATGAGTAGAATTAACTTGTTTATTCTGTTTTTGACCTTTTTGCTTATCATCAAAAAGCctgaaaataaattcaaaatataaataaaaaatttaaacaaaatctttttattatcataaaattaaaaattatcaaaatattttcttatttttaaagtaCAGATAAAATCtgattatttttagaaaaaaatgtatagatgTAAAAAGTGCTGAGAATCTTAGGTCTATTTTTTAATGTATATCTATTCTTTGCTTTCTATAATTATTTGAAAAAGTCAATAGAAGATTTTGTATAGAAGATATGAAAAAAACGTTGGAAGGAATGATTGAATAGAGATCATTGTGGTCCAGCTTTGAGCAAGAGTAAACCGTCTGTTCCTTTCCTAACTGGGACTCCTCGCACAATTTATTATCATCTCTTATTCACTTAAATTTGTGTGGCTCTTTAACGTTCCCTCTCACTCACGGCGTTTACTATCTTATTTTCCTTTTGACTTTAAACCATCTTTTCTTTCATTATGCATAGGCTCAGGCCCGTTACTCCATTAAAACTCGTGATTCGTGAAGAATGTGTGTTAGGCCACCTAAAATAGAAGCAAACACTATGGGCCacagttttaaaaattatgtgtAGTTTTGATGGTTAACACAAAAATTAGGTGTGTGTAAGTGTATTAATAACTGCGTATGAATAGTTATTACAAAATTCTCTTTTTACGCAATTGGTATTCAGTCAAAACTTAGTTCATTCATGGGTTTATTAGCATTTGGTACAATAAGAGTTGGACTCTAAACCTGGGACTTACGCTCGGTGCTACGTTAAGCCCAATAGACTAAATATGCCCACAAAGAAAAACATTCATATATGAACAAGAACAAACTAAGAGTAGGATTAACCCGTGTTCTTAATTTGGAGTTTTTAATTCATGATGATTTGatacttttttgttttatatttttacatttttcggtTAAAAACTTActcttatatcttttatttaagaaatagtTCTTAGTTAAAAGCTAAAAATCCCACCTTAAAAG comes from Brassica rapa cultivar Chiifu-401-42 chromosome A02, CAAS_Brap_v3.01, whole genome shotgun sequence and encodes:
- the LOC103851362 gene encoding germin-like protein 1 → MKMMIINIFFILSLVSSISFASVQDFCVADPSGPQGPSGFSCKNPDQVTANDFAFSGLAKAGNTSNMIKAAVTTAFAPAFSGVNGLGISVVRLDLAAGGVVPLHIHRGASEVLIVIEGTIRGGFISSDNKVYLKTLQKGEVIVFPQGLLHFALNNGTGPALAFAALGSSNPGVQLVPSALFASDLPSELVEATTFLSREEIRRLKRVFGGSN